Proteins from a genomic interval of Clostridium scatologenes:
- the recQ gene encoding DNA helicase RecQ encodes MLEEAKVLLKKYYGYDSFREGQEKVINSILEGRDTFAIMPTGAGKSICYQIPALLMKGITIVISPLISLMKDQVDALNDIGVKASFINSSLDQYELQERILMAVSGYTKLLYVAPERLESESFCELIKTLNISMIAIDECHCVSQWGHDFRPSYRSIAPLIKKLDHKPIVSAFTATATNEVKEDVVKLLGLKDSNVYTTGFDRKNLYFSVVRGENKKDYLLKYLENNKDQVGIIYAGTRKEVDDIYESLKKKGYSIGKYHAGMSDTARTKAQEDFLYDNVNIIVATNAFGMGIDKSNVRYVIHYNIPKNIEAYYQEAGRAGRDGEPSECILLFGAQDIMLQKFLIEQSIFSEERRINEYRKLQDVVDYCHTTKCLRKFILEYFGETDVPEFCDNCSVCKDETELSDITIDAQKIFSCIARMKQRFGTVLVSQVLRGSKDKKVLDFGFEKLSTYGIMKNYTVKEIKDLINVLIADEYLYLTESQFPVVRLKEKAVSVLKGEENVFQKIHKTKKKVVQENSLFLLLKSLRKTISEREAVPPYIIFADAALRDMSEKLPENDEEFLDIKGVGESKLRKYGEEFLNIIRDYIKEHPSEKTPNKTMKELKEDLSEKHDVPSHVITLNMFNEGKSLEEISKERNLKFMTIEDHIMRCAMEGMDVNLDFFIPKEYEECIFQAIEKSDSTKLRNIKEMLPEEVSYTAIKAALCKMKNSA; translated from the coding sequence ATGCTTGAAGAGGCTAAAGTTTTGTTAAAAAAATATTATGGATATGATAGTTTTAGAGAAGGTCAAGAAAAGGTAATAAATAGTATATTGGAAGGAAGAGATACCTTTGCTATAATGCCTACAGGTGCAGGTAAGTCTATATGTTATCAAATACCTGCTCTTTTAATGAAGGGGATAACAATAGTGATATCTCCATTGATATCTCTAATGAAGGATCAAGTAGATGCTCTTAATGATATAGGAGTAAAGGCAAGTTTTATAAATAGTTCATTGGATCAGTATGAACTTCAAGAAAGAATATTAATGGCAGTAAGTGGATATACGAAACTTTTATATGTTGCACCAGAAAGATTGGAATCTGAAAGTTTTTGTGAGCTTATAAAGACACTTAATATATCAATGATTGCTATAGATGAATGTCACTGTGTTTCACAATGGGGGCATGATTTTAGACCGAGTTATAGGTCTATTGCACCATTAATAAAAAAATTAGACCATAAACCTATAGTTTCAGCTTTTACAGCTACAGCAACTAATGAAGTTAAGGAAGATGTAGTAAAGCTTTTGGGTCTTAAAGATTCTAATGTGTATACTACAGGTTTTGATAGAAAAAATTTATATTTTTCTGTGGTTAGGGGAGAAAATAAGAAAGATTATCTACTTAAGTATTTAGAAAATAATAAAGATCAAGTTGGAATAATTTACGCAGGGACTAGAAAAGAAGTGGACGATATTTATGAATCTCTTAAAAAGAAAGGTTATTCTATAGGAAAATATCATGCAGGTATGAGTGATACAGCTAGAACAAAAGCTCAAGAGGATTTTTTGTATGATAATGTAAATATAATTGTGGCTACTAATGCCTTTGGAATGGGAATTGATAAATCTAACGTAAGATATGTTATACATTATAATATACCTAAGAATATTGAAGCATATTATCAAGAAGCAGGACGTGCAGGAAGAGATGGAGAACCAAGTGAATGTATTTTATTATTTGGAGCTCAGGATATTATGCTTCAAAAGTTTCTCATAGAGCAAAGCATATTTTCAGAAGAAAGAAGAATTAATGAATACAGGAAGCTTCAGGATGTTGTTGATTATTGTCATACTACTAAATGTCTTAGAAAGTTTATTTTAGAATATTTTGGGGAAACTGATGTGCCAGAGTTTTGTGATAATTGTAGTGTGTGTAAGGATGAGACGGAGCTTTCAGACATAACCATAGATGCTCAAAAGATATTTTCATGTATAGCTCGTATGAAGCAGAGGTTTGGCACTGTTTTAGTATCACAGGTACTAAGAGGTTCAAAGGATAAAAAAGTGTTAGATTTTGGATTTGAAAAACTTTCTACTTATGGAATAATGAAAAATTATACTGTAAAGGAAATAAAGGATTTAATAAATGTACTTATAGCAGATGAATATTTATATCTTACTGAAAGCCAATTTCCTGTAGTAAGACTTAAGGAAAAGGCAGTAAGTGTTCTTAAAGGTGAAGAAAATGTATTTCAAAAAATTCATAAGACTAAGAAGAAAGTTGTTCAAGAAAACTCTCTTTTTTTGCTGCTTAAATCTCTTAGAAAAACTATATCGGAAAGAGAGGCAGTACCTCCTTATATAATTTTTGCAGATGCAGCTTTAAGAGATATGAGTGAAAAACTTCCTGAAAATGATGAAGAGTTTCTTGACATTAAAGGCGTCGGAGAGTCAAAGCTTCGAAAATATGGAGAAGAATTTCTAAATATTATAAGAGATTATATAAAAGAACATCCTTCAGAAAAGACTCCGAATAAAACTATGAAAGAATTAAAGGAAGATTTGTCTGAAAAACATGATGTTCCAAGTCATGTTATAACTTTAAATATGTTTAATGAAGGAAAATCATTAGAAGAAATAAGCAAGGAAAGAAACTTGAAATTTATGACTATTGAGGATCACATAATGAGATGTGCCATGGAGGGAATGGATGTAAATCTAGATTTTTTTATACCAAAAGAGTATGAAGAATGCATTTTTCAAGCTATAGAAAAATCAGATAGTACAAAATTAAGAAATATAAAAGAAATGCTTCCAGAAGAGGTAAGTTATACCGCTATAAAAGCAGCTTTATGCAAAATGAAAAATTCTGCATAA
- a CDS encoding protein kinase domain-containing protein: MVLNLFKKDKIYLPNEQIDKYTIIKIIGEGRYGICYLASNNNKNYILKQLKKEMLKKIGKKVYFEGEILSSINHNYIPQFIEKIEKDKFSGYVLEFKEGKTFEEIIFKDNYIFKRKEIYKICFQLISILKYLHSMGIVHRDIRVPNTLYNNGKVYLLDFGLARWINDERYTIDEDFSYLGDFLLHLYYTSFEIANKKSKPWYDELNLYKEELMFLKRLMGIEKKYKSLDELQLDFLCFKRYEI; the protein is encoded by the coding sequence ATGGTCTTAAATTTATTTAAAAAGGATAAAATATATTTGCCTAATGAGCAAATTGACAAATATACCATAATAAAAATAATTGGTGAAGGCAGATATGGAATTTGTTATTTAGCATCTAATAACAATAAAAATTATATATTAAAACAACTAAAAAAAGAAATGCTAAAGAAAATAGGAAAAAAAGTCTACTTTGAAGGAGAAATATTGAGTTCTATTAACCATAACTATATACCACAATTTATAGAAAAAATAGAAAAAGATAAATTTTCAGGTTATGTTTTAGAATTTAAAGAAGGCAAAACCTTTGAAGAAATAATTTTTAAGGATAACTATATTTTTAAAAGAAAAGAAATATATAAAATTTGTTTTCAGCTAATCAGCATTTTAAAGTATTTGCATAGTATGGGTATTGTTCATAGGGATATACGAGTACCAAATACACTATATAATAATGGTAAAGTTTATTTATTAGACTTTGGATTAGCTAGATGGATTAATGATGAACGCTATACTATAGATGAGGATTTTTCATATCTAGGTGATTTTTTGTTACACTTATATTACACATCCTTTGAAATCGCAAACAAAAAAAGTAAACCTTGGTATGATGAATTAAATTTGTATAAAGAAGAATTGATGTTTTTGAAAAGACTTATGGGGATTGAAAAAAAATATAAAAGTTTAGATGAATTACAACTTGATTTCTTATGCTTTAAACGCTATGAAATATGA
- a CDS encoding Ig-like domain-containing protein: protein MIKTLKKLLIFAGIVMAYQLNSHNTVLAYNVPSASETQTISTNDKNTAKSPENASKISTAQDTSKTPLQKNVSNSSNVENTFAFSISNVDKINNVPLDKIWTIQFNQPINLSSAESSIKIIDKKSNTEVPLNISLTKNNFCVTISTVSQYNSNNDYLLNIDNTLISTNNKHLETPFSMNFKTASKSASIDKITSVDNIDVSINQGDSYKLPDTVTAVMSSGSKNQVKVIWDKPFDSSSIPGNYIFEGTIEGYNKKVILSLLVNAPNKNNLSSISTTSAWIWQLQNLVDKYGSIDNLISKLKSLGINNVCIKYHEGSSPTGGGMNFKDDFLKYENNFKQAGFKVGTWGFNHFTNVEAEANLIIDAINHSDYYVLDVEDAVIGKTSESEQVCSIVRNKCPNAIIGYTSYPIASYHQDIPYSVFNKYCDFSAPQCYWGEMKWPIKKCMDKMIQDYKDYNLNKPIYPLIQTYDVNYSDYADYAAYKFKCSGLWSFDELGSTCLDFLKCEGIKLNN from the coding sequence TTGATTAAAACATTAAAAAAACTTTTAATATTTGCAGGCATTGTTATGGCATATCAATTAAATTCTCATAATACAGTACTAGCTTACAATGTACCTTCTGCATCTGAAACTCAAACCATTTCAACTAATGATAAAAATACTGCTAAATCACCAGAAAATGCCTCTAAAATTTCAACAGCACAAGATACTTCTAAAACTCCACTACAAAAAAATGTATCTAATTCTTCAAATGTTGAAAACACTTTTGCTTTTTCAATATCTAATGTAGATAAAATTAACAATGTACCTTTAGATAAAATTTGGACGATACAATTTAATCAACCTATAAATTTATCTTCTGCTGAAAGCAGTATAAAAATTATAGACAAAAAAAGCAATACAGAAGTGCCCTTAAATATATCACTTACAAAAAACAACTTTTGTGTAACTATATCAACTGTATCCCAATATAATTCTAATAATGATTATTTATTAAACATTGACAATACTTTGATTTCCACAAACAATAAACACTTAGAAACTCCTTTCAGTATGAATTTTAAAACTGCTTCAAAATCAGCTTCTATAGATAAAATAACCTCAGTGGATAATATAGATGTATCTATAAATCAAGGCGATAGCTATAAATTGCCAGATACAGTAACTGCTGTTATGTCTTCTGGAAGTAAAAATCAGGTAAAAGTTATTTGGGACAAGCCTTTTGATTCCTCTAGTATTCCAGGGAACTACATTTTTGAAGGAACCATTGAAGGATATAATAAAAAAGTAATTTTGAGTTTGCTTGTAAATGCTCCTAATAAAAATAATCTATCTAGCATTAGCACTACTTCTGCATGGATATGGCAGCTTCAAAACTTAGTAGATAAATATGGTAGCATAGATAATTTAATATCAAAATTAAAATCTTTAGGTATAAACAATGTTTGTATTAAGTATCATGAAGGTTCAAGTCCTACTGGAGGCGGCATGAATTTTAAAGATGATTTTTTGAAATATGAAAATAATTTCAAACAAGCAGGATTTAAAGTAGGTACTTGGGGATTTAATCACTTTACTAATGTTGAAGCTGAAGCCAATCTAATAATTGATGCTATTAATCATAGTGATTATTATGTTCTTGATGTAGAAGATGCTGTAATTGGCAAAACTTCTGAATCTGAACAAGTATGCAGTATTGTTAGAAACAAATGTCCAAATGCTATTATTGGTTATACTTCTTACCCTATAGCAAGTTATCATCAAGATATACCATATTCAGTTTTCAATAAGTATTGCGATTTTTCAGCACCTCAATGCTACTGGGGCGAAATGAAATGGCCAATAAAAAAATGTATGGACAAAATGATTCAAGATTATAAAGACTATAATCTGAATAAGCCTATATATCCTCTAATACAAACCTATGATGTAAATTATAGTGATTATGCTGACTATGCAGCATATAAATTCAAATGTTCTGGATTATGGTCTTTCGATGAATTAGGTTCTACATGTCTAGACTTTTTAAAATGTGAAGGAATCAAATTGAATAACTAA
- a CDS encoding 3'-5' exoribonuclease YhaM family protein produces MIKKENFLNDIKSSNSIKISLMVMKVIFRDSDKIVCILADKSGEIKANLPNKSNEITEGIIIEIEGIKDGNLDVKKYEVVLEYNISDYLPTVKRPIEEIMDEIELYTNKYIVSKEARALNDYFFKNEEFLNKFKNGIGGVSMHHNYLGGLAEHTLNVMYLTAILCERYGSRKTEIAVLSAKLHDIGKVYELYYDGPFKYTTRGEMEGHIVIGVELINKAIREKPELYSEDFITRVKGCIVQHHGKLEFGSPRTMKMEESFIVNYADSIDATMNKISQIKDKTEPNNWSDYDRRIETKLYL; encoded by the coding sequence ATGATTAAAAAAGAAAATTTTTTAAATGATATAAAAAGCAGTAATAGTATAAAAATATCATTAATGGTAATGAAAGTGATATTTAGAGATAGTGATAAAATAGTATGCATATTAGCAGATAAAAGTGGAGAAATAAAAGCTAATTTACCAAATAAAAGTAATGAGATAACAGAAGGAATAATAATAGAAATTGAAGGTATAAAGGATGGAAATCTAGATGTTAAAAAGTATGAAGTGGTTTTGGAGTACAATATTTCAGATTATCTTCCAACAGTAAAAAGACCTATTGAAGAAATCATGGATGAAATTGAATTATATACTAACAAATATATCGTTTCAAAGGAAGCTAGGGCTTTGAATGACTATTTTTTTAAGAATGAAGAGTTTTTGAATAAATTCAAAAATGGAATAGGTGGAGTTTCCATGCATCATAACTATTTAGGTGGACTTGCAGAACATACATTAAATGTTATGTATCTAACAGCTATACTTTGTGAAAGATATGGATCAAGGAAAACAGAAATAGCTGTACTTTCAGCAAAGCTTCATGATATTGGAAAAGTTTATGAATTATATTATGATGGACCTTTTAAATATACTACCAGAGGAGAAATGGAAGGACATATTGTAATTGGAGTGGAATTAATAAATAAAGCAATTAGAGAAAAACCTGAACTTTATTCAGAGGATTTTATCACAAGAGTAAAGGGGTGTATTGTTCAGCATCATGGAAAGCTTGAATTTGGTTCTCCAAGGACAATGAAAATGGAAGAATCATTTATAGTTAATTATGCTGATTCAATAGATGCCACTATGAATAAGATTTCTCAAATAAAAGATAAAACAGAACCTAATAATTGGTCAGATTATGATAGAAGAATTGAAACAAAATTGTATTTATAG
- a CDS encoding fluoride efflux transporter FluC — MIPVNTLFINVTGSFLLALITTAALESFKIGADLKLGICTGFLGDYTTFSTFIYETRFIVTLKIFSEYVD; from the coding sequence ATGATTCCTGTAAATACTTTATTTATCAATGTTACAGGAAGTTTTTTATTAGCTCTTATAACTACTGCAGCCTTGGAAAGCTTTAAGATAGGTGCCGATTTAAAGCTAGGTATATGCACAGGCTTTCTAGGTGATTATACTACTTTTTCTACATTTATATATGAAACTAGGTTTATTGTTACATTAAAAATATTTAGTGAGTATGTAGATTAA
- a CDS encoding DUF503 domain-containing protein, with the protein MKILLIKITLRASWVHSLKEKRMIVKSIIQRLKNKFNISVAEVDEQDIHQMIVIGIAGICGSSSQADSTMENIITFIECNTDAEVIDIQRENIEGV; encoded by the coding sequence GTGAAGATTTTACTTATAAAAATTACTTTGAGAGCATCCTGGGTACATTCTTTAAAAGAAAAGAGAATGATTGTAAAAAGCATTATTCAAAGGTTAAAGAATAAATTCAATATATCAGTGGCAGAAGTTGATGAACAGGATATTCATCAAATGATAGTAATAGGTATTGCAGGAATATGCGGAAGCTCCTCACAAGCAGACTCTACAATGGAAAATATTATAACTTTTATAGAATGTAATACTGATGCAGAAGTAATAGATATTCAAAGAGAAAATATTGAAGGCGTGTAA
- a CDS encoding cation diffusion facilitator family transporter, translated as MNKKKAALLSIISNSTLLILKFIAAISIGSISVMSEAIHSSMDLLASFIAFISIKKAAMAEDEEHPFGHGKYENVSGFVEALLILFAAILIIYEALKKVICSSSIENVGSGLLVMFVSAFVNFIISTVLMKISKKTNSIALEADALHLLTDVATALGVFFGLILVRITGLSIIDPIAAILVACLVIKTSIDLIKKSLNDLVDSKLSDEDIEKIVIIINSHRDITGYHRLRTRQCGENKQIDIHLIINRNFSLIEAHDLCDKVESEIKVSLPKSYVLIHAEPSYK; from the coding sequence ATGAATAAAAAGAAAGCAGCTCTTTTATCTATAATATCAAATTCTACCCTTTTAATTTTAAAATTTATAGCTGCTATATCAATAGGTTCTATAAGTGTTATGTCTGAAGCCATTCACTCTTCTATGGATTTACTTGCAAGTTTCATCGCATTTATTTCTATAAAAAAAGCTGCTATGGCTGAGGATGAAGAGCACCCTTTTGGACATGGTAAATATGAAAATGTTTCTGGTTTTGTAGAGGCACTTCTCATACTTTTTGCAGCAATTTTAATTATTTATGAAGCTTTAAAAAAAGTAATTTGCAGCTCTAGTATAGAAAATGTTGGTTCTGGTTTACTAGTGATGTTTGTATCTGCTTTTGTTAATTTCATAATTTCTACTGTACTTATGAAAATATCAAAGAAAACAAATTCTATTGCTCTAGAAGCAGACGCTCTTCATCTATTGACAGATGTAGCCACAGCTTTAGGTGTATTTTTTGGACTTATACTTGTAAGAATCACTGGACTTTCAATAATAGACCCTATAGCAGCTATATTAGTAGCCTGTCTAGTTATCAAAACTTCTATAGATTTGATAAAAAAATCTTTAAATGATTTAGTTGACAGTAAACTTTCTGATGAGGATATAGAAAAAATTGTAATAATCATAAACTCTCATAGAGACATTACAGGTTATCACAGGCTTAGAACAAGACAGTGCGGAGAAAATAAACAAATAGATATTCATTTAATAATCAACAGAAATTTTTCATTAATAGAAGCACATGATTTATGTGATAAGGTTGAAAGTGAAATAAAAGTATCTCTTCCTAAATCTTATGTATTAATTCATGCAGAACCTTCATATAAATAA
- a CDS encoding FprA family A-type flavoprotein, which produces MSTVKLKDNIYWIGVNNPELRVFDIIMETKKGTTYNSYLIDDDKVAVVDTVKDGYFDEFLSNIKSIIGDRKVDYVIVQHTELDHSGSLAKLLKAYPEATVIASKAAIMYAEEIANMKFKNQVAPNELSLGKTNLKFISAPNLHWPDTMFTYAENQQVLFTCDFLGCHYCPKNSITDNCSDDYFDEMKYYFDVIMGPFKRFVLMGLDRIKDLNIDIVAPSHGPVHIDDVQKYVELYKTWAEVEKSDEKNVQIFYVSAYGNTEKVANYIADKINGKSVKAEAHEITSMDINDVIALIEKSNGILMGSPTINQDAVKPVWDVLSLVCAITNRGKAAGAFGSYGWSGEGVPMMTERLKSLKFNVVEEGARFKFVPSEDEFKKIDEFVDKFMAILK; this is translated from the coding sequence ATGAGTACTGTAAAATTAAAAGATAACATTTATTGGATTGGAGTGAATAATCCCGAATTAAGAGTATTTGACATAATAATGGAAACTAAAAAGGGAACTACATATAATTCTTATTTAATAGACGATGATAAAGTAGCAGTAGTGGACACTGTAAAGGATGGATATTTTGATGAATTCCTTTCAAATATAAAAAGTATAATTGGAGACAGAAAGGTTGATTATGTAATTGTTCAACATACAGAACTAGATCACAGCGGATCCTTAGCTAAATTACTTAAAGCTTATCCAGAAGCTACTGTCATAGCTTCTAAAGCTGCTATAATGTATGCTGAAGAAATAGCTAACATGAAATTTAAAAATCAGGTTGCACCAAATGAATTAAGTCTTGGAAAAACTAATCTTAAATTTATAAGTGCACCAAATTTACATTGGCCTGACACTATGTTTACTTATGCGGAAAATCAACAAGTGCTATTTACTTGTGATTTCCTTGGATGTCATTATTGTCCTAAAAATTCCATAACTGATAATTGTTCAGATGACTATTTTGATGAAATGAAATATTATTTTGATGTGATAATGGGGCCATTTAAAAGGTTTGTACTTATGGGCCTTGATAGAATAAAGGATTTGAATATAGATATAGTAGCTCCAAGCCATGGCCCAGTGCATATAGATGATGTGCAAAAATATGTTGAGCTTTATAAAACTTGGGCGGAAGTTGAAAAATCTGATGAAAAGAATGTGCAAATATTTTATGTATCAGCTTATGGAAATACAGAAAAAGTTGCAAATTATATAGCTGACAAAATAAATGGCAAGTCAGTTAAAGCAGAAGCTCATGAAATAACTTCTATGGACATTAATGATGTAATAGCTTTAATAGAAAAATCTAATGGAATATTAATGGGTTCACCAACTATAAATCAGGATGCTGTTAAACCTGTATGGGATGTATTATCATTAGTATGTGCTATTACTAATAGAGGAAAAGCAGCAGGAGCCTTTGGATCATATGGATGGAGTGGAGAAGGCGTTCCTATGATGACTGAAAGATTAAAATCATTGAAATTTAATGTAGTTGAAGAAGGAGCTAGATTTAAATTTGTTCCAAGTGAAGATGAATTTAAAAAGATTGATGAATTTGTAGATAAGTTTATGGCAATATTGAAATAG
- the helD gene encoding RNA polymerase recycling motor HelD, with translation MALNDEDIILEKNNLNEMEDWIHNEEIKIKENDDELKKRIDGLRKQSKGKYNEELETKEKLYKITHKNLEKYNEAKSQPYFGRIDFREYKRDNEIFYIGKFGLMDMTTGDEKVIDWRSPIADLYYSGTYGEVFYRAPMGIISGELSLKRKFLIKEGKLINAFDEGINEIILRSAGGGENVLMDEYLKINLEQSVSNKLKDVVATIQKEQNDIIRAEKNTALIVQGSAGSGKTTVALHRLAYLIYKYNGKLKGEDILVVAPNKLFLDYISEVLPDLGINTVKQITFEEIALEVLKLKGKLITKDKKLSDILEVKDSENLKYMTKSSSIKGTMEYKLLMDKYIEYVELKDLDIEDIKVESYLLFDKKEIKRLYSKDMVNLSLNNRKDEIKRYFTLKIDEKIRNVLDKIDFSYEYMVARVKKTTEDGPLRRKRLIGLYDERDNKKVQIKQASIKNFEDYFNKWKITDTKRFYFDLFNKEELFNEVIKDKIPKKLALYMKNELSYNFENDIFDSDDLAAMMYLKFKIEGVPEKYKYKHIVIDEAQDYSMFQIAVINEMVSNSSLTIVGDIGQGIYYYKGIERWEGLVEEVFKNKSTYVQLTQSYRSTIEIIEFANRILKKQRNKLKPAMPVLRHGKSPEIIEFNNNREFAEKLDSIVEEVKAMDKKSIAVIGKTYEECKKIKEHLKKYSNYKWELVKETDKNLKLEKIIVPSYMTKGLEFDCSIIYNCNKDNYKDNELDKKILYVCLTRALHLQYVFYNKSISKLIE, from the coding sequence ATGGCTTTAAATGATGAAGATATTATATTGGAAAAAAATAATTTAAATGAAATGGAAGATTGGATCCATAATGAAGAAATAAAAATTAAAGAAAATGATGATGAATTAAAAAAGAGGATAGATGGTCTTAGAAAACAATCTAAGGGTAAATATAATGAAGAATTAGAAACAAAGGAAAAGTTATATAAAATAACTCATAAAAATTTAGAAAAATATAATGAAGCTAAAAGTCAACCATACTTCGGGAGAATAGATTTTAGAGAATATAAGCGGGATAATGAGATTTTTTATATAGGAAAATTTGGACTTATGGATATGACAACTGGTGATGAAAAGGTTATAGATTGGAGATCACCAATAGCTGATTTATATTATAGTGGAACTTATGGAGAAGTTTTTTATAGAGCACCTATGGGAATAATCAGTGGTGAGTTAAGTCTTAAAAGAAAGTTTTTGATTAAAGAAGGTAAACTTATAAATGCTTTTGATGAGGGAATAAATGAAATAATTTTAAGATCAGCAGGTGGTGGAGAAAATGTTCTAATGGATGAATATTTAAAAATTAATTTAGAGCAAAGTGTAAGCAATAAATTAAAAGATGTTGTTGCCACCATACAAAAGGAGCAAAATGATATAATAAGAGCCGAAAAGAATACAGCACTTATAGTTCAAGGTTCAGCTGGATCAGGAAAGACTACAGTGGCACTTCATAGATTAGCTTACTTAATATATAAATATAATGGAAAACTTAAAGGAGAAGATATTTTAGTTGTAGCTCCTAATAAGTTATTTTTAGATTATATATCAGAAGTTTTACCTGATCTTGGAATAAACACTGTTAAACAGATTACTTTTGAAGAAATAGCTCTTGAAGTATTGAAACTTAAAGGAAAACTAATTACAAAGGATAAAAAGCTTTCAGATATATTAGAAGTGAAAGATAGTGAGAATTTAAAGTATATGACTAAAAGCAGTAGCATTAAAGGTACTATGGAATATAAGCTGCTTATGGATAAATATATAGAGTATGTAGAGTTAAAAGATTTAGATATAGAAGATATAAAGGTTGAAAGTTACTTACTTTTTGATAAAAAAGAAATAAAAAGATTATATTCTAAGGATATGGTAAATTTATCTTTAAATAATAGAAAAGATGAAATAAAAAGATATTTTACATTAAAAATAGATGAAAAAATAAGAAATGTACTGGATAAAATAGATTTTTCTTACGAATATATGGTAGCAAGAGTGAAAAAAACTACGGAGGATGGTCCTTTAAGAAGAAAAAGACTAATAGGATTATATGATGAAAGAGATAATAAGAAAGTGCAAATAAAGCAAGCAAGTATTAAAAATTTTGAAGATTATTTTAATAAGTGGAAAATAACGGATACTAAAAGATTTTATTTTGACTTATTTAATAAAGAAGAACTTTTCAATGAAGTTATTAAGGATAAAATACCTAAAAAACTTGCTTTGTATATGAAAAATGAACTAAGTTACAATTTTGAAAATGATATTTTTGATAGTGATGATTTGGCAGCTATGATGTATTTGAAATTCAAAATAGAAGGGGTACCAGAAAAATATAAATATAAACATATAGTTATAGATGAAGCACAAGATTATAGTATGTTTCAAATAGCTGTAATAAATGAAATGGTTTCAAATAGTTCTTTGACAATAGTAGGAGATATAGGGCAGGGGATATATTATTATAAGGGTATAGAAAGATGGGAAGGCTTAGTAGAGGAGGTATTTAAAAATAAATCTACTTATGTACAGCTCACTCAAAGTTATCGTTCTACAATAGAAATAATAGAATTTGCAAATAGAATACTTAAAAAACAAAGAAATAAATTAAAACCTGCTATGCCTGTTTTAAGACACGGTAAATCTCCGGAAATTATTGAGTTTAATAATAATAGAGAGTTTGCAGAAAAATTAGATTCTATAGTTGAAGAAGTAAAAGCTATGGATAAAAAGAGCATAGCGGTTATAGGAAAAACTTATGAAGAATGTAAAAAGATAAAAGAGCATTTGAAAAAATATAGTAATTATAAATGGGAGCTTGTTAAAGAAACAGATAAAAATTTAAAATTGGAGAAAATAATAGTACCTTCTTATATGACAAAAGGTTTAGAATTTGATTGTAGTATTATATATAATTGTAATAAGGATAATTATAAGGATAATGAATTAGACAAAAAAATACTATATGTTTGTCTTACTAGAGCACTGCATTTGCAGTATGTTTTTTATAATAAATCTATATCTAAACTTATTGAATAA